The Acidobacteriota bacterium genomic sequence GAGCCCCTCCCGGGCCATCGGCACCAGCTCTCCGAGGATCAGGTCTCGCGCAGGGTAGGTGCGCCCGTCGATCCAGTGGAACTCCGCACCCAGGCCGTGGCGCGCGGCCGCGTGGAAGTTCTCCACGGCGTCGGCGAAATCCATGAGGTGCCGCGGATCCCCGTGCTGGTCGGCGATCTTGGCGATCAGGCCGAACCAGAACGCCGCGTTGGCGACCTCGTCCAGGATCGACGGGCCGGAGGGAAGGACGCGGTTCTCGATCCGCAGGTGCGGGCGCCCGGCGCTGATTCCGTAGCAGGGGCGGTTCCAGCGGTAGACGGTGCCGTTGTGCAGCCGCAGGGCCTTCAGCTCGGGCACGTCGCCCCTCTCGAGCGCGAGGAGAGGGTTCTCGGCGTCGTCCGCCGAGATCAGCGCCCGGAAGCGGGCGATGTCCTCCCGGAACAGCTCGGTGACCGAGCGCTCGACCCAGCGCCTCCCGAACGAAACGCGGGGGATCCTCTCCCGCATGTGATGATGGGCCCCCCGCGTGTCGACCGCCTGCTGGAACAGCGCGATCCGTGTTTCGCGCCAGAGACGCTTGCCGAAGAGCAGTGGCGAGTTGGTCGCCACCGCGAGGATCGGGGCCGCCACCAGTTGCGCGATGTTGTAGAGCTTCGCGAACTCCTCCGCTCCCACCTGGAAGTGGACCTGGAAGCTGGCGTTGCACGCTTCCACCATCACGGAGTCGTGCTTGACGATCAGCTCGTCCACACCCCGGATGTGGAACTCGTACGCTCCTCCCCGCAGGCTCCCGAGCGCCCGATTCAGGGCGAAGTACCGCGGCACGGGCGTCATGTTGTCGAGCCCGAGGTCCGACTTGCGCAGCGTGGGGAGGATTCCCGTGAGAACGACTCTCGCGCCCGTCTCGCGGGCCGCCCGCTCGGCCTTCGCGAGCAGTTCCTCGAGCTGCCGTTCCATGCGGCTCAGGCAATCCCCGCCGAAGGTGAGCGGGTCGAGGTTGAGCTCCAGGTTGAACAGGCCGAGCTCCGTGGTGAAGTGGGGATCGTCGACTCGCTCCAGGACCTCGAGAGCGACGGGAGCGGGCCGCCAGCTGTCGTCGACGAGAAACATCTCCTGCTCGGCGCCGATGCGGCGGACGCCGGATTCGATCATCCCCTCGTCGATCATGCGCTCCAGGGCGCGGAGGTCCTGGAGGACCGCCCGCATGAACGCCCGGTGCTGGCGTCCCGTCTCCGCAGCCTGGACGTCCCGTTCGCCCATGTCGCCCCGGCGCCTGGGCCGCCGGCCCGGCGCCGCCTCTCAGGGGAAGATACCGAGCTCGAGGTAGCTCTGCCCCACCTTTTCGATGGCGAGAATGTACGCGGCGGTCCGCATGTCGTGAACCGTCCGTTTCCGCCGCATGACCTCGGAGATCTCCTGGTAGGCGGTGATCATCGTCTCTTCGAGGCCGGAGTTGACGAGGTCCTCCTCGCCCATGCCGCGGACGAGCGGCTGCCTCATCCCTGGCCGCATCTTCTTGCCGACCAGACTCTCGATGGCGGCCACGAACGATTTCCTCAGCTCCTCGTCCAGCTTCTTCTCCAGCCGCCCGTAGCGCATGTGGGAGATGTTCTTCGTCCACTCGAAGTAGGAGACGGTGACGCCGCCCGCATTGAGATAGATGTCCGGGATGATGAACACCCCCCGCTTCAGGAGCACCTCTTCCGCACCGGGCGTCGTGGGACCGTTCGCCGCCTCGGCCACCAGCCTCGCCTTGATCCGGTGGGCGTTCTCCAGGGTGATCTGGTTCTCGAGCGCGGCGGGGATCAGGATGTCGCAGTCGACCTCGAGGCAGTCGGTCCCCTTCTCCAGCGTCTTGGCGCCCGGGAACCGGCGGATCGACCCGGTCTTCTTCCGGTGGCGCGCCAGCGCCTTGATGTTGAGGCCGTTGGGATCGTAGACGGTGCCGTCCCACTCGCCGACCGCGACGATCTTCGCCCCGTCCTCTTCCTGGAGGATCCGCGCTGCGTGGTAGCCCACGTTCCCGAATCCCTGTATGGCGATGCGCTTGCCTTCGAGCCCCCCGTCGAGTCCGGCCCGCGCGACGTCGCGCGGCGTGCGGAAGAACTCGCGCAGGCCGTAGACCACGCCGCGGCCGGTCGCCGCCGTCCTCCCGCGGATGCCGCCCTGTGTCACCGGCTTCCCGGTGACGCAGGCCATGTTGTCGAGCTGGCCCGGATGGAAGGCATCGTAGGTGTCGGCGATCCAGGCCATCTCGCGCTCGCCGGTTCCGTAGTCGGGCGCAGGGACGTTCTCGCCGGGACCGATGAAGTTCTTGCGGATCAGCTCGGCGGTGAAGCGGCGGGTGATCCGCTCGAGGACCTCGGGCGGGTAGTTCCGCGAGCGCAACCGGATCCCCCCCTTCGACCCGCCGAACGGAACGTTGGCGATCGCGCACTTGAAGGTCATCAGCGCGGCGAGCGCCATGATCTCGTCCTGATCCACCATCCGGCTGTAACGGATCCCCCCCTTGAGCGGCTTCCTGTGGTGGCTATGCTCGGCGCGCCAGCCGTGGAAGATCCGGTATTCCTTTCCGATCTTGACCGGGAACTGGATGTGGATGACGTTGTTGCAGGCCTTGATCTGCTCGAGAAGCCCTGCCGGCAGCTTCACGTGACGCGCGGCGCGATCGAACTGGCGCGCCACGATGTTGTTGAGATTGAGATCCTCCCGGGCCGCCCCGTTTCGTCTCGCCACGCCGGCTTCCTCCCACCCGCGACGTCCCGCCCTGGCCCGCAACAGCCTGGGAACGGCGGCTAACGCGACCGCGGCGCGGGATTCTATCCGCAGCGCCGGTCCGGATGCCACAGGCGGGCCCGGCGCCGGGCGGGTGCCTTCGCGGACCGTCCGCCGCGCCGCCGCCGGCGCGACCGCCCCGCGGCGGGCCGCCCACGTCTTGCCCAGGGCGTCCCGGCCGCGGTAGCGCGAGCTGTGGCCACCCGCCGGCGGCCGTTCGTCTTGTTTTCGCGGCTCGGGGTCGCCTCCGGCGAAGAGCAGGCCGTTTCGTCCGCGATGCGCGTGACGCCGGAACCCCTTCACGGAAGACGAGCGGCTTGGTAGAATCGCCACAGAGAACGCTGGGAGGGGCGGACTCGGTAGCCTGGCGAACTCTCGACCCCCACCGGCCGGGTGAGCGCTGGACCGCCGCGCACGCCAGGGGTCGCGCCTCATGAGCGCTCGCCACCGTCCAGCAGGCCGGGAGTTCTTCAAACGGTGGGTCGGTGCGACGTTCGCCGGCTGGCTGCTCGGGTTCGTGTTCATCGTCCTCGCAGCGGCCGGTGGGGACCTGATCGGCGTGGGGGACGGGGAATCCCAGTTCATCGTTGGGATCGCCATGGGCGCCGGCGTCGGGTATGCGCAGGGACGCGTGATGCGGCGGCGGCTGGACGTGACCTGGGGCTGGGTGTGGGCGTCCGCCATCGGATTGGGCGTGCCGGTCGGAGCGTTTGACATCGCCACTGCGGTTTGGGGCGAGTCTTGGCCCTCCATTCCAATCGCCGTCGTGACCGGCGGACTCCTTGCCGGTTTGCTGCAACGACGCATCCTTCGTTCCCGTTGCGCCAGGGCCGACTGGTGGGTGCCGGCTTGTGTCGCGGGCTGGACATCGGCGACGGGGACAGCCGCCGTCAGCGGGCTGCTTCCTTCGGGTCCTTCTGCCGGGTGGTTTGCTCTCGTCAATATCGCGGTGATCCTCCTGGGGGGTGTCGTCCTGGGTATCGTCACCGGCGGAGCGCTGGTCTGGATGCTTCGAGATTGACGCATGTGGTCCGATCAGGCGTTGGAGCGCGTCCGCTGCAACGGCAGCCGAGCGGCCGATCGCCAGGTTGTCCTGCGAACGCAAAGCGAAAGGGAAACTCGCATGAAGCACGCCGCCTGGTTGTCGAGGCGTGCGCTCCTGTGGGGCGGTTTCCTGTTCGGCGTCCCTCCGTCGGTCCTCGCCCGCGCAAGAAAGGCGCGCAGAGGCCGAGCTGAAAGTCCTAACCGCCATCGAGAGGGCGCTTCCTTCGGCTATCGCTCTTTCCGGTGAATCCGGGAGCTCTTCGCAAGTGTCGGTCCCTGCAGGCCACTCGATCTCCCGGAGGGGTTCCGCTGCCGGGCGCGCGCGGGTCGCATCCCTCACCCGCCGCGCGCTCCCCGCCAAGGCCACGGCCGGCCGCGGGCGGGGCGGGGCGGCGGCGCCGGATGCCCGGACCGGCCGGGTGCGGCGGCAGGCGGAACGGTGGAGCGCCGCCCGGTGGAGCAGCCGATGGCCGCGGGCTTTCCAGCCTCCCGCAGGTCGCGGCCCGGCGGGCCGTTGCGGGCGCCCCGCACCGGCCGGATCGCCTTCCCGCGGGCACGCCCCGGGGGCGGTTGCGCCGCCGCGGGGATCGGGGTAACGCTCCGCTCGACGAGGGGGACGAACGATGCGGCGGGGCTTCCTGCTCGGAATCGCAGCGCTGGGACTCGCCGGACTCGCACCCGGCCTCGGGGCGGCGGGCGGCCCCGACACGATTCCGGCCGGGGCCGTGCCGAGCGCGCGGGTGAGCGGGGTCGTGGAAACCTGGATCCCGGCGTGCGGGTCGAATCAACCCCCCGTCCCCGTTCCCGGCGTCCCGGTCGAGGCGATGGCGGGAGGCCTGCCGGTCGCCGCGACGACCACCGATCCGGGCGGCGCGTTCGAGCTGGCGATCCCGGCGCGGGTGCCGGTGCGCCTGCGGGTGCTCCTCCCGTTCGACTTTCCCCTCGTTTACGAGGGTCTCGTCGCGGGAGAGGAGCGGCACCTGGATCTCGGCCCGGTCGCGGGCACGGTGCGCTTCGAGCCCGGCCTCGTCGCGGTCCGCTTCGCGCCGGAGGCCGGTGAGGCCGAGCGGGCCGCGATCCTCGCCGCCTGCCGGCTGGATCCGGACGGGACGCTGCCCGGGCGACAGCTCGCCCGAACGCGGAACGGCGAGCACGTCGTCGAGGCGATCGCCTGCCTGCTCCGCTTCGCCCCGCGCGTCACCGGAGCCGAGCCGGGGCGCTACTTCGAAGGCTGCGGTCCGGCCAGCTCGTTCCTGCCCTGAGACGGCCGACCGGATCGCGCCGGCCGGTGTCCTCCCGGCAGGCGGCGGCGGACCGGCGTATCTTCAGATCGCCATCGCCAGCGAGGGCTCCCCCGCCCGTGCGCCTCGCATCAGGAGGACGCCATGGGCCTCGGCCAACGCTGCTGCCTCGCCGCTCTCGCCGGAACGGTCCTGGTTCTCGCCTCGGCGGCGGCGCCGGAACCGAGGGGCCGGACCGCCCGGGACGACGTCCCGGTGCCCGCCGCCCGCGCCGTCCGGGGGACCCCCCGGACCGTCCCGCCGCGCGGTCCGCAGCCGAGCCCCGCGCAGGGGGGCGCGGTCACCGACCCGGCGTGGGAACTCGTGGACGAGATCCACCTGGACGAGCGCGTCCCGCTCGGAGACCGGGCGGCCGTGCGGTTCGACGCCGCGGCGGAGATCTTGTCGGAAGTGGCACCGGCGCCGGGGATCACCAGCCTCGCGGCCCAGGCGGTGCAACGAGCCCCGACCTGGCTGCAGCACGAACTCGAAGACCTGTTCGCCCGCCTGCCGTCGGCGCGCCAGGACGAGCTGGCGAACGTCATCCTCGATGCCGCCGATCCGTACGTCGACGAGATCGCGTTCGAGGTGGCGCACCTGGCCCCCCAGGATCTCCAGAACGGGTCCTTCTTCACCTCGCTGATCACGGACAACGCCCATTGGCTGTACTCGATCGATGCCGATGTCGACTACGCGGAGATCGTGGACTACGGCTCCGCCGCGGCGGGCGGCGACTACTACTCGACGATCCGCTATCGAGTCGAGGAGGACGGCGTCCCGGCGACCTACGAGCTGCCCCGAGACATCTACTACTGGTACGTCGTCCACCCGCGCGGCTCGGACGAGCTGCCCACCTACATCGACCCTGCCGCCCCGTGCAGCTCGGGCGGGACTCCGGCAGCGCCGCCGACGGGCCGCTTCTGGCGCGACTGGCTGTTCTACGGCGCGACGAACTCCCAGGGCGGCCAGTGCGACAACGACCGCGACGGCGCCATCGACGGACCGTGCCCGGTGCTCCGCGACATGCTCGCCGGCGTGACCGTCCTCTGGAAGGGCCTGCGCGACGTCTCGGGCGCTGCGAACGGCGCGGTCGGCGTCGTCACCGAATGGGTGCGCCGCTCGCTCGGGAAGTTCGGCGATCGCGACGGCTGCCGTCCCATCCAGCCCGTCACGATCTACTACTGGATGGACGGCAACTGCGGCGAATGGGGAGATCTGACGATGGCAGCCGCGCGGGCGGCCCTGATCCCGACCATCGTGATCGATGCCGCGGTCAACGACCACTGCTGGAACGAGTTCTATGAACGCCGCTGGGTCCAATGGGAGCCGACGAACAACTTCATCGACCATCCCGACGCCTACGACTCCTGGTGGTCATCGCACGGCGGCATGGCCTCCTGCCACGCCTGGCGCGGCGACGGTTTCGGCTGGTCCGACGAGACCGCGCTGTACACGCCGTCGGCGACACTGACGGTGAATGTCGTCGACGCCAACGGCTATCCGGTCGATGGGGCACGGGTGAAGCTGCTCAGCGAGCTGGACGCCTTCCCGCTGCTCCTCAACACGATCACGCAGGGGCACACGGATGACTCCGGCCAGGTGACGTTCACGATCGGCGACCATCGCAACTTCTACGTCAGCGTCCATACCCCTTGGGGCGACTACCCCTCCTCCGGCGCGGCGGAGGCGGTCCACGACGCCGTCGCCGGCACGAGCTACACCTACGACGTGCCGCCCTTCCCCGGAACGGTCCCCCGCGTCGACGTCTCCTCCGCGCCGCCCCCGCCGGACCCTATCGACGACCACATGCTGGAGATCGACTACAGCGTGGACGGGGAGCTTCTCCACGGCGACGGCTACAGCACCGGCATCGAGTACTGCCGCCACCTCTCCCCCGGCAACGTCGACTTCTTCATCGCCGACGATCCGAACTGGAGCCAGTTCGAATCCGGGTCCGCGTGCGAGGCGCACGAGATCGCCCTCGACAGCGCCGGCGGTTACCTCCAGTTCGTCGTGCCGGACGCCGGCGACTGGTACGTCGTCTTCGCCAACAAGGCCGGGATGGATCTCGGGCAGCTGCTCGCGGCCACGGTGCGCCTGTACCGCAACACCGGAGCCGTCCCGCCGGTCGAACACCTGACGGTCGATCGGGACGGCTTCGCCTCGCTGCTCGACTGGGAGGACGTCGTCGGCCAGAACGTCGACGGCTACAACGTCTACCGCTCGACGAATCCGGCCGACGTGGGGAAGGACCGGACGGAGGGCGAACTCGCACCCTTCCTGCTGGCGCAGACGGCGACCTCCGACTACCGCGACCCTGAGGCCGCCCCCACGGGCACTTGCTTCTTCTACAGCGTGCGCACGAGGAGCAAGCGCGGCGGCATCTCCCCCTGACCGGTTTCGAGGTGCTCGCCCGATGGCGCGCCTTCGCGCCGCGGGATGCGGCCGGGGGAGCCTTCCGCCCCGCCCGCCGCGTCCGGCACCGGAGCGCCGATCGGACCTCCCGGCGCTGCCGCCACGCGTGCGGCCGGCAACCGCCGCCGCCGACGGCGCGGGAACGGGGCGGCGCTCAGCGGCGCCTTCCCCACCCGGCTGGCAGCGGGCTCGTGCTGCGGTCGCGGGCGGCGGCAGAGCCGCACGGGATCAGGGCGGCCCGCCCGCGCGCTCGCGCCGGGCGGGGCATCGCGGCGCGTTCCGGGTTACCATGCGCGCGGCCGATCGCGCCCCGACGGCCGGGAGGTCCCGACCGTGGCCCTGGAAACCCGCCCCCGCCCCGGACAGGCCGTCCGGCGGCGGTTCGCCGACTACGCCGAGCTGACCAAGGCGCGCCTGTCGGCTCTCGTGGTGTTGACCGCGGCAGCCGGCTACGCCGCCGCCGGTGCGCCGCTGGTGTCGATCCGCTTCGCCGCGGCGGTCCTCGGCGTCGGGCTCGCGGCACTCGGCGCCAACGGCCTCAACCAGTGGTGGGAGGCGCCGCTCGACGCACGGATGGAGCGGACGCGAGGGCGGCCGATCCCGGCCGGCCGGCTGTCGCCGCGCGAGGCGCTGGTGGTGTCCCTGTTGCTCGCCGGGACCGGCGTCACGCTTCTCGCCGCCTGCGCCAATGTCCTGAGCGGCGCCCTCGCACTGGCGGTCATCCTTCTCTATGTCCTGGCCTACACGCCGCTCAAGACCCGCAGCTCGCTCTGCACCATCGTCGGCGCCGTCTGCGGGGCGCTCCCGCCGATGATCGGCTGGGCGGCCGCGGACGGCCGCGTGGCACCCGGCGCGTTCCTGCTGGCGGGAATCCTGTTCGCCTGGCAGATGCCGCATTCCCTGTCGCTGGCGTGGCTCTACCGCGAGGACTACGAAAAGGGCGGTTTCCGGTTGCTCCCGGTCGTGGACCGCGAGGGAAGTCTCACCGGTTCGATGGTGGTCCTCTACTCCCTCGTGCTGGTGCCGCTCGGCCTGCTGGCGACACTGGGAGGGCTCGCGGGCGCCGCCTTCGCGCTCGGCTCCGCGCTCCTCGGGGGCGGCCTCACCGGTGTCGGCATCGGCCTGTTCCGGAATCGAAGCCGCAGGCAGGCCCGCCGCGTCTTCCTCGCCACCCTGATCTATCTGCCGGCGCTTCTCGGACTGCTCACGGCCGATCGCGTCCCGCGGAACGGCCTTTCCTCGCCGGCGGTCGCCGAGGCCCGGCTGCCGGCCGCCTCGCCGGACAACTCTCGCGAATGAACCCGGCGGCGCCGCGCGAGCGGCGGCTCACCTTCCGGAGCGGCGGGTGGGTCCTCCTGCTGGCGCTGCTCTTGTCGCTGTCTGCGGTGGCGTGGCAGGTCGCGCCCATCCTGCTCCATCCGCGCTCGCGCGCGATCGGCGACGGAATCCACCGCGAGAGCTACGGTTTCCCTCTCCAGCCGTCTCTCGTTCCGCTCGACACGGTCGTCGGGGCGGGAATCCCGCGCGACGGCCTGCCGGCGCTCGACCACCCGGAAGCGATGACGGCCGCCGAGGAGGAGGCGTTCGAGCGGGCGATCCGGGGGCGCTTTCTGGTCGGGGAGGATCTCGTCGTCGGGGTGGCGCTGGGAGGCGAGGCGCGGGCCTATCCGCTGCGCGTGCTCAACTGGCACGAGGTCGCCAACGACGAACTCGGCGGCGTGCCGATCGCCGTCACCTACGGCCCGCTGTGCGATGCGGCGGTCGTGCTCGACCGGCGGTCCGGTGGAAGGACGATGCGCTTCGGCGTCAGCGGGCTCCTCTATCAGTCGTGCCCGCTGATCTACGATCGGACGGACGGGCAGCCCGCGCCGAGCCTGTGGGCGCCGCTCCTGCAGAAGGCCGTCATCGGCCCCGCCGCCGCCGAGGGCCGGCGGCTGAGGCTTCTCCCCTCCGCCGTCACCACGTGGGAGGACTGGCGGTCCCTCCACCCCGAGACGACGGTCCTCGTCCCC encodes the following:
- a CDS encoding CBS domain-containing protein, which produces MGERDVQAAETGRQHRAFMRAVLQDLRALERMIDEGMIESGVRRIGAEQEMFLVDDSWRPAPVALEVLERVDDPHFTTELGLFNLELNLDPLTFGGDCLSRMERQLEELLAKAERAARETGARVVLTGILPTLRKSDLGLDNMTPVPRYFALNRALGSLRGGAYEFHIRGVDELIVKHDSVMVEACNASFQVHFQVGAEEFAKLYNIAQLVAAPILAVATNSPLLFGKRLWRETRIALFQQAVDTRGAHHHMRERIPRVSFGRRWVERSVTELFREDIARFRALISADDAENPLLALERGDVPELKALRLHNGTVYRWNRPCYGISAGRPHLRIENRVLPSGPSILDEVANAAFWFGLIAKIADQHGDPRHLMDFADAVENFHAAARHGLGAEFHWIDGRTYPARDLILGELVPMAREGLAGGGIRAEDIDRYMGVIQERAESRLTGAHWQLRSLAGFKDKGTLGERLNAIVAATAARQFTGTPVHEWALADLAEGGGWTKNYLKVEQFMTTDLFTVHADEPVDLVANLMEWERIRHVPVEDRDHRLVGLVSYRNLLRVLAHGRERESSEAIPVSEIMVRDLVTVGPETGTLEAIRLMREHGIGCLPVVKDGKLIGIVTERDFMDIARELLEQKLSR
- a CDS encoding Glu/Leu/Phe/Val dehydrogenase; amino-acid sequence: MRRDPWRARRSSAHPAGGGREFARLPSPPLPAFSVAILPSRSSSVKGFRRHAHRGRNGLLFAGGDPEPRKQDERPPAGGHSSRYRGRDALGKTWAARRGAVAPAAARRTVREGTRPAPGPPVASGPALRIESRAAVALAAVPRLLRARAGRRGWEEAGVARRNGAAREDLNLNNIVARQFDRAARHVKLPAGLLEQIKACNNVIHIQFPVKIGKEYRIFHGWRAEHSHHRKPLKGGIRYSRMVDQDEIMALAALMTFKCAIANVPFGGSKGGIRLRSRNYPPEVLERITRRFTAELIRKNFIGPGENVPAPDYGTGEREMAWIADTYDAFHPGQLDNMACVTGKPVTQGGIRGRTAATGRGVVYGLREFFRTPRDVARAGLDGGLEGKRIAIQGFGNVGYHAARILQEEDGAKIVAVGEWDGTVYDPNGLNIKALARHRKKTGSIRRFPGAKTLEKGTDCLEVDCDILIPAALENQITLENAHRIKARLVAEAANGPTTPGAEEVLLKRGVFIIPDIYLNAGGVTVSYFEWTKNISHMRYGRLEKKLDEELRKSFVAAIESLVGKKMRPGMRQPLVRGMGEEDLVNSGLEETMITAYQEISEVMRRKRTVHDMRTAAYILAIEKVGQSYLELGIFP
- the cyoE gene encoding protoheme IX farnesyltransferase — encoded protein: MRPGEPSAPPAASGTGAPIGPPGAAATRAAGNRRRRRRGNGAALSGAFPTRLAAGSCCGRGRRQSRTGSGRPARALAPGGASRRVPGYHARGRSRPDGREVPTVALETRPRPGQAVRRRFADYAELTKARLSALVVLTAAAGYAAAGAPLVSIRFAAAVLGVGLAALGANGLNQWWEAPLDARMERTRGRPIPAGRLSPREALVVSLLLAGTGVTLLAACANVLSGALALAVILLYVLAYTPLKTRSSLCTIVGAVCGALPPMIGWAAADGRVAPGAFLLAGILFAWQMPHSLSLAWLYREDYEKGGFRLLPVVDREGSLTGSMVVLYSLVLVPLGLLATLGGLAGAAFALGSALLGGGLTGVGIGLFRNRSRRQARRVFLATLIYLPALLGLLTADRVPRNGLSSPAVAEARLPAASPDNSRE
- a CDS encoding DUF3179 domain-containing protein produces the protein MNPAAPRERRLTFRSGGWVLLLALLLSLSAVAWQVAPILLHPRSRAIGDGIHRESYGFPLQPSLVPLDTVVGAGIPRDGLPALDHPEAMTAAEEEAFERAIRGRFLVGEDLVVGVALGGEARAYPLRVLNWHEVANDELGGVPIAVTYGPLCDAAVVLDRRSGGRTMRFGVSGLLYQSCPLIYDRTDGQPAPSLWAPLLQKAVIGPAAAEGRRLRLLPSAVTTWEDWRSLHPETTVLVPDRAKLKRYRRNPYQSYRGSDLLRAPVDPLPAGGAWPLKTPLLVVWTQAGPRPLPLPWLAEKTGGGGRYVLDDGGRRIPIEVRRRPLSAWIAPGAESPAPSVRCFWFAWFATHPGARIALP